Genomic segment of Leifsonia sp. Root1293:
GAATCCTGCGACTTCGCCTGCATCGCCGGTGAGATCGTTCAGCCAGCCCTTGAGCGGCTCCAGGTGCTCCATGATCCAGCCGAGGCCCGCAGCGATGAGGGAGCCGAACGGGTCCATGACGGCGGCGACGGTGTCGGCGATGGCGGAGAACGCGGCGAGACCTCCGGAGACCCAGTCGCCGGACTGGATGGCCTGGACGAGCGCTTCGCCGTCTTCGAGGAGGAACGTCCCCGAGAACGGCGTCGACATGTCGACGGGGCCGGCTACGAGCGAAATGGCGGCCATCAACGCACCTGGTCGACGGCGGCCAGGAGGGGAGCGAGTTCCTCGGTGATGTGGCTTTCGAGAGCCGTGAAGTCGGATCCCACGCCGCGGATCTCACGGGCACTGCGTTCGACGAGGGCGCCGGCGGTTCCGATCATGGTGCTCGCGACCCCCGTGATCATGCTCGCCGGCGCGACGAGGAAGCTGCACATGAGTCCGAAAGCCCCGCCGCCCAGGTTCATGGAGCCGGCCGCGTCCTTCGCGTTCCTCACGTCGGAGGCGACCGTGCCGACCCGAGTGGCGTGCTGTTGGATGCGATCGAAGTCGATGGAGATGCGATCGCTCATCGGTACCCCAGTGTCGTGTCGTCGGTGACCGGCGGCATCCGGTCCTCGACCTCTGCCCTGAGGTGTGCCGTCACCTCGGAGTCGTCGCCGAACGCATCGGCGGCGAGAGCGACTGCCGCTTCGCCGGCCTGACGCTGGGCGGATGCCGCTGCCTTGAGCACGGCCTGCGCGAGCGCATCAGGCCGGAGGGACCGGGTGCCGGAGTCGAACTCGATGTCGGTGAGCCGGCCGGTGGCGTCGACCTCGACGCTCACCTCGCCGCCCGGGGACGTCGCTCGTACCCGAAGGGCATCGATGTCGCGGCGCACGCCTTCGGCTCGTTCGGCTCGTTCCGCCGCTTCGGCGATCTGGGCGTTGACCCGCGCGATGGCCGCGTCGGGATCCCCCCAGACAGTGCCCCCAGTGGCGTCGTCAGGATCGATGAACGTCATTCAGCGATGATAACCACGAGCGTGGCTTCGGCGGCGGTTTTACTCTCTCCGTCCCGTCGCGTACACTCGTACGTGTTGTGAATTCAGCAAGATTCTCTGCGCCCATTTTCGGGTGACCGGGATTCGAGCAGGGCTCGCGATCCACGGCATCCGACGGATGCCATAGGGCGGTGGCTCAATTGGTAGAGCAGCGGTCTCCAAAACCGCAGGTTGCAGGTTCAAGTCCTGTCCGCCCTGCAAGTCGGTGCTGACGTACCGGCCCACGAAAGGTGTAACTGAGGTGGCCCGAAAAGTTATCGACGAGCCGAGCGAAGATGTCGTCGCGAACGCCAAGCGCGACCGCGACGCCAAGCGCGGTCCGTTCGCCCGTATGGCGCTCTTCATTCGCCAGGTCATCGGGGAACTGAAGAAGGTCGTCACCCCGACCCGCAAGGAACTGTTCAGCTACACGGGTGTCGTGCTGGTCTTCGTGGTCATCATGATGGCGCTCGTCTCCGGGCTGGACTGGGTGTTCGCCCTCGTGGTCGCCTACGTGTTCGGCACCCCTCAGTAACGAGTTCGACACCGCGGCCTCCCGAGCCGCACGGGCAGACATCGCACGGATGTACGCACACAACGAAGGATTGAGAGCAAGTGGCTAAGACTGAGCACGACGACGTCGACTGGGCAACGGCTGCAGAGCAGTCGTCCGAGGATGACGAGGCGCAGGAGGGCAACACCCTCGCGCACGACGAGGACTCCGTAGAGGCCGCCGAGCACTCGGCGATCCACATCGAGGGCGACGCCGACAGTGTCGAGATCGACCTGGATGCCGCGCTCGACGCCATCGCGGACAGCAACGACCCCGAGGCT
This window contains:
- the secE gene encoding preprotein translocase subunit SecE, yielding MARKVIDEPSEDVVANAKRDRDAKRGPFARMALFIRQVIGELKKVVTPTRKELFSYTGVVLVFVVIMMALVSGLDWVFALVVAYVFGTPQ
- a CDS encoding YbaB/EbfC family nucleoid-associated protein, producing the protein MTFIDPDDATGGTVWGDPDAAIARVNAQIAEAAERAERAEGVRRDIDALRVRATSPGGEVSVEVDATGRLTDIEFDSGTRSLRPDALAQAVLKAAASAQRQAGEAAVALAADAFGDDSEVTAHLRAEVEDRMPPVTDDTTLGYR